The sequence AATTTTTTTCATACGTCGCCGTCCGAGTAAATCTAACTCAACAAAGCTAAGCCGAACAAGCGTACTCGTCAACCTCCTTTCCCGAAAGAAAGAGGAGAAGAAGGAATGAAATTAGTTTTTGGGGTACCGAATTCTAAGGAACCGTAAGAAAGGACGATAACAGTCCACGGCCATGTGACCGCTGTCCGCAAACGTATTGCAATCGTAGTCCGTCGCTTCGGCCATATCGACGAGAGGAATACCGAACCCGTCGTTGATCGGACGGATCCTTTCCCACCAAGGCGCGGGAATATTCAGATCTTTCAGTATCTTCTCAAGAGGAAGGGAAACTTCCGGTCTCACGACCAAGGTAGGCACTCCGCGAGACTTAACTTCCTCCAGAATATCCTCGTAAAAGGAAAACTGCATTTCGGAAGGAGAATATTTAGGATAGATCCAACCGATGGTCCGAACGGAACTGGCCTCTAATCTACCGTAATCTTTTTCCATGAATCCGCCCGCAGGAGAAAGAGCGTTTCCCTTATCCTTGTGCAGGGAATCGATGGTGAGCTGTTTGATCAGGTCTGCCTGTTCGAATTTCTTATTGGTAAGATGGGCGTACACATTCTCCAAATAAGGCTTATTCTTGCTCACTCCGAAGAAAAAATTCGCAAGATAATAATTCACATTTTCCTTTCCCAAAGTCCAAGCGTGAGAAAGAATAAAACGCAGATCAAAACTATGAGCTAGATTCGATTTTTTGAATGTAGTGCTATTCGCGTTAAACTGGAACGGATCCGCCTCCAGAACTAGATAATCCGGCTTTACGCCGGCCTCAAAGAGTCTCTCCAAAAAATAGAGATAGTATGCCGGAGTCGTAACCGCGGAGGAAAGATTGTACACTTCCCAATCCGGATAAAAGTCCAGGATCTCCTGGTTCTTAAAATAAAGCATCCTGGAAGATCCCATAAGAAGAACTAGCTTCTTATCGGAACGCTGCGGCACATCCTTGCCGAATTTGGAGATCATCTCCTTGAGGAGCTCTTGTTTTACATCGTAATAGATATACGTTAGTTCTACTTTAACGTAGTCTCGGACCTTATCCAAAAAGAAGATCTTATCGAATGCAAAAACGAATAAAAAAAGAAGGACAGGATAAAATAAGAAAGGCTTGGTAAGGAAGTTTAATTTTTCTTCCGGATTAGGCTCGAGATTCGACACGAACTCAAAACTCCCCGGCGGGACCGGGGATGTCAATAGAATATATCTTAGGCGGTAGCGAGAGTTTCTGTGGATCTACGGCGTTTTTGCAGATCTGTCAGCCATTCGTCGGTGCTCTTGCAATAAGAAACAAGACGCTTCACATAGGCTCTGCGTTCTGGATCCAGGATCTCTCTCGCTTCTCTCACGATCTCTTCGACGATCTTGATATGGAAGGAGAAATGACTGGTAAATAGGTTGAAGTATTCTTTGTCGGTAGAGAGCCAATCCTTAGCTTGGACATCTTGCCAAAAGTCTTCCATCTTGGAAATATCGGCGTCGAAATCGGATTCATACGGAGAGTTTAAGATCGCAATCGTGTCTGTGATATCCGTCAGACTCTGGAAGTACGGATCTAGTTCTGGAAATTCCACTATCATTACCACCTTGAAAGAGCAGTCCTCACGAATCTACTCCGCTGAGGAAGGGTGTACCTCTTGCTTCGCGGAGAGACCGCGCGAACCCTGTGGAACAGGGCTCTAAAGCCATCTTTTTTTAGAGACCCGAGAGTTCAAGAGAAAATCTTGGCAGCATTTCAGATCGGTTTCCGAATTTAATTCTTCATCAGATATTGGAGAAGGTGCATGCTTTCTTCGTCCCAACCTTCGGATGCAGCTTCTATCCAAAAATCGAATTTGTCTCCGAGGGGATAACCGGAATTAGTTAGCTTCAGGATCGTGCTTTCTTCTCCATCCTTCTCGAATTCAAGTTTCAATTCTATATCACCTGCGGGATGATCCTGCCATTGGAGGATCAATTCTTGAAAAGGAACGATCTTCTTATAGATCCCGTTGGAAGTTAGTTCACCTTCCGGACCCAAATTCCAAGTCCAAGAGAAATTCCCGCCGATCTTAGGACGACCGGTCACCTTATCCGCGAGCCAATGGATCAGCTCCTCGTTAACCGTCACAGCGCTCCAAACTTTTTCCAAAGGAAACGCATATTTAAATTCCTTAACGATGCTTCTTGTTTCCATAGCCTTGAGCTCCATCTAATGAAAGTCCTTATAGAGTTTTTTGTACAGTACCTTTTCCAAAAAAGACGGAGAAATATTCCGCATCCATTTCAAGAACCAACCGCTCTTGTCCATCACTACCAATCTAGAATTCGGGTCCTCTATCGCTTGGATCATCTTATTTGCCACTTCGAGAGGGGTCTTGCTTTTACCGGAATAATGGGACTCGCTTAATTGATTGCCGTCCCCGTCGATCCCATTCGCTCTCAGGTTGGTCTTGGTATAAGGAGGGCAGAAGATAATAAAGCGTAGTCCCTCTTCAGACAATTCGATCCGAGCGGATTCCATAACCGCATGCAGAGCCGATTTGGAAGAAGAATAAGCGCTTCTTGCGGGGATCCCGTACAACCCACTTACAGTAGAAGTCACCATTACCGATCCCTTATTCTTTTTCAGATAAGGAAGAAGACGAAGGGTCAAAAACACAGGACCAAAGAAATTGATATCGAATGCCTTGCGAAATGCCTCGATCTGTGTCTGATCGAATCTAGAGTGGGCCGTGACTCCCGCATTATTGAATAGAACGTCTATTCCATCAGTAAGCTTGGAGATCTTAGTTGCAGCCTTATTGATCTCCTTCTCCGAAGAAAGATCCACAGAAATATGAGCTAACGTGGCCGCTCTCTTTTCCTTGCCCTTTGCGACCCTTTGGATCAGCTCCGGTTCCGTACGGGAAAGATTGATGATCTTGCAAGGAACCTTGGACAATAGATCGAGAAGAGAGGCTCCGATTCCGGAAGAGCCTCCCGTGATAACGATGGTCTTACCTACCCAGGTATCGGCGCGCATCTAACTAAATCTGATTGGACGCGAGTCCGCTTCAAGCCTTTTCGTAACCTAATTTGTGACAGTTGCGTCCGCTTTCGCCTCCACCTCATCCTGGATGAGACGAGCCTCGGCTCGGAACGCGATATAAGACCAGACCCAGGTGATAAAGATCGAGATCTTATTCTTAAAGCCCACTTGATAGAAGATATGAACGAACAGCCAAGCTAGCCAACCCAAGAGGCCTTTCAGTTTGAAATTGCCGACTTGAGCAACTGCATCCTGTCTGCCTATAGTTGCCATGCTTCCCTTGTCCGTATAACGAAACGGTTTTCTCTTCTTTGATTTCACATCCCCATGGATCAGGGAGGCAACATATCTTCCTTGCTGCATGGCAACGGGAGAAACTCCGGGAAGAGGTCTCTCCAATCCCTTGGAATAACTAGCGATATCTCCGATCACAAAAACTTCGGGATGACCTTCTAAATTGCAATACTCGTCGACGATCACTCTTCCGGCTC is a genomic window of Leptospira langatensis containing:
- a CDS encoding DUF1574 domain-containing protein, coding for MSNLEPNPEEKLNFLTKPFLFYPVLLFLFVFAFDKIFFLDKVRDYVKVELTYIYYDVKQELLKEMISKFGKDVPQRSDKKLVLLMGSSRMLYFKNQEILDFYPDWEVYNLSSAVTTPAYYLYFLERLFEAGVKPDYLVLEADPFQFNANSTTFKKSNLAHSFDLRFILSHAWTLGKENVNYYLANFFFGVSKNKPYLENVYAHLTNKKFEQADLIKQLTIDSLHKDKGNALSPAGGFMEKDYGRLEASSVRTIGWIYPKYSPSEMQFSFYEDILEEVKSRGVPTLVVRPEVSLPLEKILKDLNIPAPWWERIRPINDGFGIPLVDMAEATDYDCNTFADSGHMAVDCYRPFLRFLRIRYPKN
- a CDS encoding PLU-1-like domain protein, which codes for MEFPELDPYFQSLTDITDTIAILNSPYESDFDADISKMEDFWQDVQAKDWLSTDKEYFNLFTSHFSFHIKIVEEIVREAREILDPERRAYVKRLVSYCKSTDEWLTDLQKRRRSTETLATA
- a CDS encoding SRPBCC family protein, which gives rise to METRSIVKEFKYAFPLEKVWSAVTVNEELIHWLADKVTGRPKIGGNFSWTWNLGPEGELTSNGIYKKIVPFQELILQWQDHPAGDIELKLEFEKDGEESTILKLTNSGYPLGDKFDFWIEAASEGWDEESMHLLQYLMKN
- a CDS encoding SDR family NAD(P)-dependent oxidoreductase encodes the protein MRADTWVGKTIVITGGSSGIGASLLDLLSKVPCKIINLSRTEPELIQRVAKGKEKRAATLAHISVDLSSEKEINKAATKISKLTDGIDVLFNNAGVTAHSRFDQTQIEAFRKAFDINFFGPVFLTLRLLPYLKKNKGSVMVTSTVSGLYGIPARSAYSSSKSALHAVMESARIELSEEGLRFIIFCPPYTKTNLRANGIDGDGNQLSESHYSGKSKTPLEVANKMIQAIEDPNSRLVVMDKSGWFLKWMRNISPSFLEKVLYKKLYKDFH